The Oscillospiraceae bacterium genome contains a region encoding:
- a CDS encoding secretion system protein codes for MPLYKYKGQNGQGKPVAGALNAESEDALYAMLRRDGVFLTECRVAENEKAAVRKLKPMELSEFCRQLASMIGSGITLSRAMNIMLMGSLKPSLASVYRQVQRLVQQGQPLSDALSAQGVFPDMMINMFRAGEASGQMEQVAGKLATHYQKEHRMNSRLKSATLYPKILAFVCLAAVLIIFLAVMPKIEPFFEGMPLPAFTAALMAFSHFLMNRWYVLIIAILCAVALVQLLLSVPAVRFSWDRLKVRAPFVGKQMRIIYTARFARTQSSLYSSGLSMIRSLEIAASTVGNQYINAQFADVIKQVRAGDMLSKAIQQVDGFDAKLAPTIYVGEETGQLDQMLENIAENYEYESDAALTRLTGMIEPVMIVVMAIVVCMIMVGVLVPIWNMYGNTAAFG; via the coding sequence ATGCCTTTATACAAATACAAGGGCCAGAACGGGCAGGGCAAACCGGTTGCCGGCGCCCTGAACGCCGAAAGCGAAGACGCGCTGTACGCCATGCTCCGGCGCGACGGCGTGTTTTTAACTGAGTGCCGGGTGGCCGAAAACGAAAAAGCCGCGGTGCGCAAGCTCAAGCCCATGGAGCTCAGCGAATTCTGCCGCCAGCTGGCCAGCATGATCGGCTCGGGCATCACCCTCAGCCGCGCCATGAACATCATGCTCATGGGCAGTTTAAAGCCCTCGCTCGCCAGCGTGTACCGGCAGGTGCAGCGGCTGGTGCAGCAGGGCCAGCCCTTAAGCGACGCGCTCAGCGCCCAGGGCGTGTTCCCGGATATGATGATCAACATGTTCCGCGCGGGCGAGGCCAGCGGCCAGATGGAGCAGGTGGCAGGCAAGCTTGCCACCCATTACCAGAAGGAACACCGCATGAACAGCCGCCTGAAAAGCGCCACCCTGTACCCCAAGATCCTGGCCTTTGTGTGCCTGGCGGCCGTGCTCATCATCTTTTTGGCGGTCATGCCCAAAATCGAGCCCTTTTTCGAGGGCATGCCCCTGCCGGCTTTCACCGCGGCGCTCATGGCCTTCAGCCATTTTTTAATGAACCGGTGGTATGTGCTCATCATCGCCATATTGTGCGCGGTGGCCTTGGTGCAGCTTCTTCTCAGCGTGCCCGCCGTGCGCTTTTCCTGGGACCGGCTCAAGGTGCGCGCCCCCTTTGTGGGCAAGCAGATGCGCATTATCTATACCGCGCGCTTTGCGCGCACCCAGTCCAGCCTCTATTCCAGCGGCCTTTCCATGATCCGCAGCCTGGAGATCGCGGCCTCCACCGTGGGCAACCAGTACATCAACGCCCAGTTTGCCGATGTGATCAAGCAGGTGCGGGCGGGCGATATGCTGAGCAAGGCGATCCAGCAGGTCGACGGCTTCGACGCAAAGCTCGCCCCCACCATCTATGTGGGCGAAGAGACCGGCCAGCTGGATCAGATGCTGGAAAACATCGCCGAAAATTACGAGTACGAATCCGACGCCGCCCTCACCCGCCTCACCGGCATGATCGAGCCGGTCATGATCGTGGTCATGGCCATCGTGGTCTGCATGATCATGGTGGGCGTGCTGGTCCCCATCTGGAATATGTACGGCAACACGGCCGCCTTCGGCTGA
- a CDS encoding type 4 prepilin-like proteins leader peptide-processing enzyme, whose product MPSSDLAPLVPLGAAYCFVLGACLASFLQVVAQRAAVPGSPPFYKGRSHCDACGHALGAAELVPLFSWLLLRGRCRHCGARVPASYPLAELCGGLGAALCFAAFPFQWGRLAVALPAFFVLFLIALQDAYTMEIPDLYSLLLCLPALAALWAFPETGLAARLIGAVCVSLPLLLITLAVPGAFGGGDIQLMAVCGFLLGWKQCLAGFFLALLIAGAQAVFLLASGRAKAGQGAHMPFGPALCAGCFLSLLWGGPLVAWYMGFFQF is encoded by the coding sequence ATGCCTTCTTCCGATCTTGCCCCCCTCGTCCCGCTGGGGGCCGCCTACTGTTTTGTCCTGGGGGCCTGCCTCGCCAGCTTTTTGCAGGTGGTGGCCCAGCGGGCCGCCGTGCCCGGCAGCCCGCCCTTTTACAAGGGCCGCAGCCATTGCGACGCCTGCGGCCACGCGCTGGGCGCGGCCGAACTGGTTCCCCTTTTCAGCTGGCTGCTGCTGCGCGGGCGCTGCCGCCATTGCGGCGCGCGGGTGCCCGCCTCCTACCCCTTGGCCGAGCTGTGCGGCGGTCTTGGCGCGGCGCTCTGCTTCGCGGCCTTCCCCTTTCAGTGGGGCAGGCTGGCCGTGGCCCTGCCGGCGTTTTTCGTGCTGTTCCTCATCGCCCTGCAGGACGCTTACACCATGGAAATCCCGGACCTCTATTCCCTGCTTCTCTGCCTGCCCGCCCTGGCCGCCCTCTGGGCCTTCCCCGAAACAGGCCTTGCCGCGCGGCTCATCGGCGCGGTGTGCGTCAGCCTGCCGCTGCTGCTCATCACCCTTGCGGTGCCGGGGGCCTTCGGCGGGGGCGATATCCAGCTCATGGCCGTGTGCGGCTTTTTGCTGGGCTGGAAGCAGTGCCTGGCCGGTTTTTTCCTGGCGCTGCTCATCGCCGGGGCGCAGGCGGTCTTTTTGCTGGCCTCCGGCCGCGCAAAAGCCGGCCAGGGCGCGCACATGCCCTTCGGCCCCGCGCTGTGCGCGGGCTGCTTTTTATCCCTGTTGTGGGGCGGGCCGCTGGTCGCCTGGTACATGGGGTTCTTCCAGTTTTGA
- a CDS encoding hypothetical protein (frameshifted, deletion at around 1041620), whose amino-acid sequence MEGCGGGTVFCNPPYGREIGKWVQKAYEEAQAGTPIVLLIPARTDTSYFHNFIYHKAEIRFIRGRLRFTDDDGNAADPAPFPSMLVIYNGKAVKS is encoded by the coding sequence TTGGAAGGTTGCGGGGGGGGTACGGTATTTTGCAATCCCCCGTATGGGCGCGAAATCGGAAAGTGGGTTCAAAAGGCATACGAAGAGGCGCAGGCCGGAACGCCGATTGTTCTCCTTATTCCAGCGCGTACCGATACAAGCTATTTCCACAATTTTATATACCACAAAGCGGAAATTCGCTTTATTCGTGGGCGGCTTCGGTTTACGGACGACGACGGCAACGCCGCCGATCCCGCGCCCTTCCCCTCTATGCTGGTGATTTATAACGGAAAGGCGGTGAAATCGTGA
- a CDS encoding nucleotide pyrophosphohydrolase — protein MEKQGLNELAAAVHENAVAHGWWEQERELPEILMLCVSELAEALEEYRAGKPNIYYNVEGEEILYADGEACEKYERRKPEGVAVELADCMIRILDYCGRAGIDIEEAIRIKHEYNKTRPYRHGGKKC, from the coding sequence ATGGAAAAACAGGGATTGAACGAGCTTGCCGCGGCGGTACATGAAAATGCCGTTGCGCATGGCTGGTGGGAGCAGGAACGGGAATTGCCTGAAATCCTTATGCTTTGCGTTTCGGAGCTTGCGGAGGCTTTGGAAGAGTACCGCGCCGGAAAGCCGAACATTTATTACAATGTCGAAGGCGAAGAAATACTTTATGCGGACGGGGAGGCGTGCGAAAAGTACGAGCGGCGCAAGCCGGAAGGCGTGGCGGTGGAATTGGCCGATTGCATGATCCGCATTCTGGACTATTGCGGGCGCGCCGGAATTGATATTGAAGAGGCAATACGGATCAAGCACGAATACAACAAAACCCGCCCATATCGTCACGGCGGGAAGAAATGTTAA
- a CDS encoding SAM-dependent methyltransferase, whose translation MLKRPPADVKPVLKYAGAKWRIADWISGFFPPHEIYLEPFFGSGAVFFRKAPARLETINDIDGNVVNLFRVLREQPEQLAALIELTPWARDEYYSSYEKTGEPVEDARRFLVRCWQAFGTMTAARTGWRHSATGRSPVMPQQWNRLPDKLEAAATRLKDAQIENMDAVQLIKKYNDPRCLIYADPPYTPETRRKNIYAQEMTTEQHIQLLEALRAHSGSVVLSGYANEIYDNMLHDWKRIEKRALAERGQTRTEILWIKNAKGGEEP comes from the coding sequence ATGTTAAAGCGGCCGCCCGCCGATGTAAAACCCGTATTGAAATATGCTGGTGCAAAATGGAGAATTGCGGATTGGATCAGCGGGTTTTTCCCACCACATGAAATATACCTTGAACCGTTCTTTGGTTCGGGTGCGGTTTTCTTCCGAAAAGCCCCCGCGCGGCTGGAAACAATAAACGACATTGACGGAAATGTTGTAAATCTCTTCCGCGTATTACGGGAACAGCCGGAACAGCTGGCGGCCTTGATTGAGTTAACACCGTGGGCGCGGGACGAATACTATTCTTCCTATGAAAAAACAGGGGAGCCGGTGGAAGACGCACGACGCTTTCTTGTTCGGTGCTGGCAGGCATTCGGGACAATGACGGCGGCGCGGACGGGTTGGCGGCATAGCGCAACAGGGCGTTCGCCTGTTATGCCGCAACAGTGGAACAGGCTTCCGGATAAACTGGAAGCGGCGGCAACCAGATTAAAGGACGCGCAAATAGAAAACATGGACGCGGTACAGCTGATAAAGAAATATAACGATCCGCGTTGCCTTATTTACGCCGATCCACCATACACGCCGGAAACGCGCCGCAAAAATATATATGCGCAGGAAATGACGACAGAACAACACATACAGCTGTTAGAGGCATTAAGGGCGCATAGTGGTTCGGTGGTATTGAGCGGGTATGCAAACGAGATTTACGACAACATGTTGCACGATTGGAAGCGGATAGAAAAACGCGCGCTTGCGGAGCGTGGGCAAACAAGAACCGAAATTCTATGGATCAAAAACGCGAAAGGCGGCGAAGAACCATGA
- a CDS encoding transposase, protein MELVCRLLEVSRSGYYEWLGRKPSLRRQKDQELKRRLLSLHQRYPALGLDSLYHLIRPQLSCSRKRIHRLMNEMNISSTRRRAYKATTNSRHAHPIAPNLLARRFSFDKPDTAWVGDITYIPTGEGWLYCAVVKDLCTKQIVGYAFSDRIDTNLTLAALGMAVRRRKPLPGLIFHSDRGVQYAAYAYRQRLASLGIRQSMSRKGDPYDNAVAENFFSCLKCECVHLRHFASRAQAMADVFAYIETFYNPVRPHSSIGWRPPDAFARALSEHPAA, encoded by the coding sequence GTGGAACTTGTATGCCGACTGCTGGAGGTCTCCCGCAGCGGGTACTACGAATGGCTGGGCCGCAAACCCTCTTTGCGCCGGCAGAAGGATCAGGAACTGAAACGCCGGCTGCTGAGCCTGCACCAGCGTTATCCCGCCCTTGGGCTGGACAGCCTGTATCACCTGATCCGCCCGCAGCTTTCCTGCTCGCGCAAGCGCATCCACCGCCTGATGAACGAGATGAACATCTCCTCCACGCGCAGGCGTGCCTACAAAGCCACGACCAACTCAAGACACGCGCACCCCATCGCGCCCAATCTCCTTGCGCGCCGCTTCTCCTTTGACAAGCCAGACACCGCATGGGTCGGCGATATTACCTATATCCCCACCGGCGAGGGCTGGCTCTACTGCGCTGTTGTGAAAGACCTTTGCACAAAGCAGATCGTCGGCTACGCCTTCTCCGACCGCATCGACACAAATCTCACTCTCGCCGCCCTCGGCATGGCCGTCCGGCGCCGCAAGCCTCTGCCCGGCCTCATCTTCCACTCCGACCGCGGCGTCCAATACGCCGCCTACGCTTACCGTCAGCGTCTCGCCAGCCTCGGCATCCGGCAAAGCATGTCCCGCAAGGGCGATCCCTATGACAACGCCGTGGCCGAAAACTTCTTCAGCTGCCTCAAGTGCGAGTGCGTCCATCTGCGCCATTTCGCCTCAAGGGCACAAGCCATGGCAGACGTCTTCGCTTATATCGAGACCTTTTACAACCCAGTGCGCCCGCATTCCTCTATTGGCTGGCGTCCTCCGGATGCCTTTGCGCGTGCCTTGTCTGAGCATCCCGCCGCCTGA